The genomic interval ACCACATCTCAGAATACGCGTATAGCCGCCGGCTCTGTCTTTAAAGCGCGGGCCCAGATCATCAAACAGTTTCGTCACGGCATCTCGATCCCGGAGCCTGGACATGGCCCGGCGACGGTTTGCGAGGTTCGGTATTTTTGCGAGGGTAATCAGTGGTTCAGCCACCCGCCTGAGTTCCTTCGCTTTGGGTACAGTGGTTCTGATTTGCTCATGTCGAAACAATGACGCCGCCATATTGCGAAACATGGCTTTGCGATGACTTGAGTTTCGACCCAGAATTCGGCCGGATTTCTGATGACGCATCTCGTCGTTCTCCCTAAGAATCAGTGCAGTCCTTCCCGGCTTTCTCTTCGCATCGATGGAGGCGGCCAATTCTCAAGTCTCAAACCAAGAGACAGGCCCCGACCAGCCAGGACATCCTTAATCTCAGTCAGTGATTTTTTACCCAGGTTCGGGGTTTTAAGCAACTCAACCTCAGTCCGTTGAATCAGATCACCAATGTAGTAGATGTTTTCGGCTTTTAGGCAGTTAGCGGAACGGACTGTTAACTCCAGATCATCAACAGGTCGTAACAGTAATGGATCGATCTTTTCTTCGGAGATCTCTCCTGCAGATCGACTGGTTTCCTCAAGCTGTATAAACACAGCAATCTGCTCATGCAGTATGGTTGCTGCCCGGCGTACTGCATCTTCTGGGTCGATAGTACCGTTCGTTTCAATGTCGATTACCAGCTTGTCCAAATCTGTGCGTTGCTCCACACGGGCGTTCTCCACGCTGTAAGACACACGACGGATCGGACTGTACGAAGCATCCAGTTTCAGCACGCCGACTTCCCTCGTTTCCTCTGGGGTGTTGCTGATGTCAACGACCTCGTAACCCCTGCCCTTTGCTACCGTGATCTGCATACTCAGCTCGCCTTCATCGGAGAGGTTTGCGATCACATGGTTGGGATTCACTACCTCAACATCGTGGTCGAGTTGAATATCGCCAGCAGTCATCGTCCCGGAACCCTTTTTAGACACCTGTAGAACAGTCTCTGTCCGGTTGTGCATTCTGACCGCCAGGTTCTTTAGATTAAGGAGGATCTCGATGACATCTTCCTGTACTCCAGGAATAGAAGAGTACTCATGCAACACGTTTTCAATACGGACTTCAGTGACCGCGGCCCCACTCATTGATGACAACAAGATTCGGCGCAACGCGTTACCAAGCGTATAACCAAAACCGCGTTCCAGCGGCTCCAGCGTCACTCGGGCGCGGGTTAAATTTACATTGTCAACGCTGATGACGTTAGGCGTCAAAAATTCGCGATTGGCTTCCTGCATCAGATTAATTCCTCAGATCATGTACTTGTTTACTTGTTCCAAATTCACAGCATGTTATGTTAATCCAACAGAACAGAACACACGGCGACCGATTCCTTTACTTCGAATAAAGCGCCACCACCAAAGACTCATCGATATTCTGGGAAAGGTCAGCCCGGTCAGGAACAACTTTGAAAACGCCCTTGGCCGTCTTAGTGTCAACTTCGACCCAGTTTACAAAACCCAACTGTTCCGCAATTTCCAGGGCTGCTTTGATTCTTAACTGGCCTTTGCTTTTTTCACGGACTTCGATTGCGTCACCGACTTGCACCTGGTAGGACGCTATATTGACCCGCCGCCCATTGACCAGGATAGCGTTATGACTCACAAGCTGACGTGCTTCGGCACGCGTGATTCCAAATCCCATACGATAAACCACGTTGTCCAGCCGGCACTCAAGTAACGTCAGTAGATTTTCACCACTAGAACCTTTGCGCCTGGCTGCCTCCACATAGTAGCTGTGAAACTGTCTTTCCATCAGGCCATACATGTTCCGGAGTTTCTGTTTCTCTCGCAGCTGTGTACCATAAACTGTGACACGAGGTCTTCTACCACCTGCTTTAAAACCTGGAGGTCTGTCGAACTTGCATTTTGTGTCGATCGGCCTCACCGGACTCTTCAGGAAAAGATCTGTCCCTTCCCGTCTTGCTAGCTTACATGTCGGTCCTCTGTATCTTGCCATTGCTGATTACCCTTTCTATACGCGACGTCTTTTTGGCGGTCGACAGCCATTATGAGGTATCGGAGTTACGTCACTGATTGAACTGATTTCAAAACCGAGCCCATTAAGTGCACGTACTGAAGAATCACGCCCTGGGCCTGGTCCCTTGATCTTGATATCGAGATGCTTCATACCAACTTCCTGCGCTGCCTTACCAGCAGTTTCAGCCGCAACCTGAGCTGCAAATGGCGTGCTTTTGCGGCTCCCGCGAAAACCTGCACCGCCAGCGGTCGCCCACGCTATAGCATTTCCGTGGCGATCTGTGATCGTAATAATCGTATTGTTAAACGTAGCGTGGATGTGCGCGATTCCCTCAGCCACATTTTTACGCACCTTCACCTTCGCCTTGGTTCTCTTCTTGCCCGTCGACTTAGCCATTCGATATTCCTCGATTTACTTCCTGATAGGTCTCTTGGGGCCCTTACGCGTGCGGGCATTGGTAGAACTTCGCTGTCCACGCACCGGCAGACCTCGGCGGTGACGCATTCCCCTGTAGCACCCAAGATCCATGAGTCTCTTGATACTCATTGAGACCTCTCGCCGAAGATCCCCTTCAACCACATACTCACTGACCTGGGCGCGCAAACTTTCAGCGTCCCGGTCAGACAGTTCCCGGACCTTGGTCGATCTAACCACGCCAGCACCGTCACAAATCTGCTGGGCGCGTATCTTGCCAATGCCGTAAATCGAAGTCAACGCGATCTCGATATGTTTATTCGGCGGCAGATTAATTCCTGATATTCGAGCCACTATTGTTTCCTGATATTGATGTTAATACGGTCATTTACAGTCCTAAATAAACTGAATTCATATAACTTTCTACCCTATCGACTAGCCCTGGCGCTGCTTGTGACGTGGGTTGACACAGATCACTCTAACCGTTCCATGACGGCGAATAATCTTGCAGTTCCTGCACATCTTCTTGACTGATGCCCTAACTTTCATGATTCATCTCCGTAATGCTTATCGGGTCATGCCCATACCACCAACGATCGACGATTTCTTCATCAGGCTGTCGTACTGCCGGGACATCAAGTACGACTGAACCTGTGACATCATGTCCATCATCACGACGACGATTATCAGAAGGGAAGTTCCACCAAAATAGAATGGGACTCCCCATTTTACGATTAGAAACTCAGGTATAAGACAAACCACTGTCAGGTACACAGCGCCACCTAGAGTCAGTCGCGACACTACTTTGTCTATGTAATTAGCTGTCTGGATCCCTGGTCTGATACCGGGCACAAAAGCACCAGACTTCTTAAGGTTGTCAGCAATTTCATTGGGATTAAACACCAACGCTGTATAGAAAAAGCAGAAGAAAACGATCATCGCGGCATAAACCAGTGCATATATCGGCTGCCCTGGCGCCAGAGTGGTTGAGATGTCACGCAACCAGCCCATTCCTTCAGCCTGACCAAACCAACTGCCCAAGCTAGCCGGAAACAGTATGATGCTGGAAGCAAATATTGGCGGTATTACACCGGCCATATTCAGTTTCAGGGGTAGATGACTGGTCTGTCCGGCCAGCATCCGACGTCCCTGCTGTCGTTTTGCATAGTTAACTGTTATTCGGCGTTGACCTCGTTCAACAAATACGACAGCAGCCGTGATTGCAATTGCACCGATAAACAAAGCCAGTACACCTATGGGGGAGAACGTACCGGTACGTGCAAGTTCAAGAGTGCCGGCAACGGCCGACGGAAGACCCGCCACGATACTACCAAAGATAATCAATGATATGCCGTTACCAATCCCTCGTTCTGAAATCTGCTCACCGAGCCAGACCAGAAACATAGTTCCAGTTACAAGCGTCGCTACTGTGGTTATTTTGAATCCTATTCCAGGTATCAGGACTACAGGACCACCGCCTGCCTGTTGGCCTTCTATGGCAATAGCTATGCCTAACGCCTGAAAAGTTGCCAGACCAACGGTGCCATAACGCGTGTACTGTGTAATCTTTCGTCTTCCGGACTCACCCTCTTTTTTTAACTGCTCAAGCTGCGGAATTATGGAACTCATCATCTGAATGATGATTGAGGCAGATATGTAGGGCATTACACCAAGTGCCAATATTGACAATCGTTTCAGAGCTCCGCCACTGAACATGTTGAATATATCGATGATTGAGCCTCGGGTCTGGGCAAACATTGCCGCAACAGCTGAAGGGTCCACACCGGGTATCGGAATATGGGTCCCGATACGAAAAACTACCAGCGCCCCCAGTACGAACAGAATTCTCTGGCGCAGTTCGGCCATTTTTCCAAGACCTGCTAGGGATGAAATAGCCATAATCGTTAAGCTTCGATCCGGCCTCCGGCCTGTTCAATTGCAACCCGAGCGCCCGCAGTTGTACTGACCCCTCTCAAGACGACCGCTTTATCGATTGTGCCCGAGGCGATCACTTTGGCGCGAATAGCATTACGATTGATCACACCAGCTGCCTTTAAGGAAGCCAGGTCTATCTCTCCACTTTCGATGCGCATCAGTTCGTGAAGCCGTACCTCGGCGACCCGTCTACGCGAAAGCGACCTGAAACCACGTTTCGGTAAACGCCGCTGAAGAGGCATCTGGCCACCTTCGAAACCAGGGGGTAGCGAACCGCCAGAACGTGACTTCTGTCCCTTGGTTCCACGGCCGGCTGTCCTACCTAAACCGGAGCCTGGACCTCGGCCGACACGCTTTCGCTCGGAACGCGATCCCACTTCAGGACTTAATTCGTTAAGCCTCATTTCCGATCTCCTCAACCTTGACCAGGTGACTGACCTTGTTGATCATGCCTCTTATAGCGGCGGTATCCGCCAACTCGACACTATGGTTCACTCGTCGAAGCCCCAGCCCATTTACGCAAGCGAGCTGTAATCGCCCACGGCCCCGTTTGCTGCGTACCAACGTCACCTTCAGTCGTTGACCTGACATCTCGAATATTCCTATCCAGTAATCTGTTCGACAGTCTTACCGCGTTTTGCTGCGGTTTCTTGCGGATTTCGAATACGGCGCAAACCATCGAGCGTCGCTCGGCTGACATTCACTGGATTGGTGGTGCCGATCACTTTTGCTAACACGTTCTTTACACCAACTGCCTCGAAAATCGCACGCATGGTGCCTCCGGCGATAATACCGGTACCCTCCGACGCCGGCCGCATCACGACTCTTGCAGCGCCATGACGCCCGACTATTTTGTAGTGGATCGTATCTCCCTTCAGACTCACCTTGCTCATATTTCGTCGTGCATCTTCCATCGCTTTCTGTACGGCAACAGGTACCTCACGTGCTTTACCACGTCCCATACCCACTCGACCATTTCCATCTCCTACGACGGTCAGCGCCGAAAAGCCGAATATCCGACCACCCTTAACGACCTTGGAGACCCGACGAACATTAATCAACT from Gammaproteobacteria bacterium carries:
- the rplQ gene encoding 50S ribosomal protein L17, whose product is MRHQKSGRILGRNSSHRKAMFRNMAASLFRHEQIRTTVPKAKELRRVAEPLITLAKIPNLANRRRAMSRLRDRDAVTKLFDDLGPRFKDRAGGYTRILRCGLRAGDSAPMAYVQLLDKPDEVTAGDD
- the rpoA gene encoding DNA-directed RNA polymerase subunit alpha codes for the protein MQEANREFLTPNVISVDNVNLTRARVTLEPLERGFGYTLGNALRRILLSSMSGAAVTEVRIENVLHEYSSIPGVQEDVIEILLNLKNLAVRMHNRTETVLQVSKKGSGTMTAGDIQLDHDVEVVNPNHVIANLSDEGELSMQITVAKGRGYEVVDISNTPEETREVGVLKLDASYSPIRRVSYSVENARVEQRTDLDKLVIDIETNGTIDPEDAVRRAATILHEQIAVFIQLEETSRSAGEISEEKIDPLLLRPVDDLELTVRSANCLKAENIYYIGDLIQRTEVELLKTPNLGKKSLTEIKDVLAGRGLSLGLRLENWPPPSMRRESREGLH
- the rpsD gene encoding 30S ribosomal protein S4, whose protein sequence is MARYRGPTCKLARREGTDLFLKSPVRPIDTKCKFDRPPGFKAGGRRPRVTVYGTQLREKQKLRNMYGLMERQFHSYYVEAARRKGSSGENLLTLLECRLDNVVYRMGFGITRAEARQLVSHNAILVNGRRVNIASYQVQVGDAIEVREKSKGQLRIKAALEIAEQLGFVNWVEVDTKTAKGVFKVVPDRADLSQNIDESLVVALYSK
- the rpsK gene encoding 30S ribosomal protein S11 codes for the protein MAKSTGKKRTKAKVKVRKNVAEGIAHIHATFNNTIITITDRHGNAIAWATAGGAGFRGSRKSTPFAAQVAAETAGKAAQEVGMKHLDIKIKGPGPGRDSSVRALNGLGFEISSISDVTPIPHNGCRPPKRRRV
- the rpsM gene encoding 30S ribosomal protein S13, which produces MARISGINLPPNKHIEIALTSIYGIGKIRAQQICDGAGVVRSTKVRELSDRDAESLRAQVSEYVVEGDLRREVSMSIKRLMDLGCYRGMRHRRGLPVRGQRSSTNARTRKGPKRPIRK
- the rpmJ gene encoding 50S ribosomal protein L36 encodes the protein MKVRASVKKMCRNCKIIRRHGTVRVICVNPRHKQRQG
- the secY gene encoding preprotein translocase subunit SecY, which codes for MAISSLAGLGKMAELRQRILFVLGALVVFRIGTHIPIPGVDPSAVAAMFAQTRGSIIDIFNMFSGGALKRLSILALGVMPYISASIIIQMMSSIIPQLEQLKKEGESGRRKITQYTRYGTVGLATFQALGIAIAIEGQQAGGGPVVLIPGIGFKITTVATLVTGTMFLVWLGEQISERGIGNGISLIIFGSIVAGLPSAVAGTLELARTGTFSPIGVLALFIGAIAITAAVVFVERGQRRITVNYAKRQQGRRMLAGQTSHLPLKLNMAGVIPPIFASSIILFPASLGSWFGQAEGMGWLRDISTTLAPGQPIYALVYAAMIVFFCFFYTALVFNPNEIADNLKKSGAFVPGIRPGIQTANYIDKVVSRLTLGGAVYLTVVCLIPEFLIVKWGVPFYFGGTSLLIIVVVMMDMMSQVQSYLMSRQYDSLMKKSSIVGGMGMTR
- the rplO gene encoding 50S ribosomal protein L15, coding for MRLNELSPEVGSRSERKRVGRGPGSGLGRTAGRGTKGQKSRSGGSLPPGFEGGQMPLQRRLPKRGFRSLSRRRVAEVRLHELMRIESGEIDLASLKAAGVINRNAIRAKVIASGTIDKAVVLRGVSTTAGARVAIEQAGGRIEA
- the rpmD gene encoding 50S ribosomal protein L30, coding for MSGQRLKVTLVRSKRGRGRLQLACVNGLGLRRVNHSVELADTAAIRGMINKVSHLVKVEEIGNEA
- the rpsE gene encoding 30S ribosomal protein S5 is translated as MARKPDQIVSEGEGFTEQLINVRRVSKVVKGGRIFGFSALTVVGDGNGRVGMGRGKAREVPVAVQKAMEDARRNMSKVSLKGDTIHYKIVGRHGAARVVMRPASEGTGIIAGGTMRAIFEAVGVKNVLAKVIGTTNPVNVSRATLDGLRRIRNPQETAAKRGKTVEQITG